GTTAGCAATTCATATTTTTCCCTATATTTGGGGATAGAGAAGGGAAATGGGGCACCATAGTGCTCGGCCTTATGTCATATAGGGCTAATTCGGTTCCCAGTTTCCTTGTTATTCATTTATCACTGGGAGTCTGGGATACTGGGACTCCAATTCCATGAGCAAAACACGTTGCGAGCTAGCACTATGGTTGGCcttatcccttccctatccctcaaatgtTGGGAAGAGATGGCACTTGAAAGGAAATCTTGCTATGGTGCCCcctcatcccttccctacacTAGACGCATACTCAGTACCCGTATGAATAGTGCCAAACGGGTACTCAGTACCCGTATGAATAGTGCCAAACGGGTACTCAGTACGCGTAAAAaaattttcgttttttttttcataggaaaatatttatctaggtaaaaaaatattttagagtaaaaaaatatatatcaaatggGTAAAAAAAAcgagttttagtaaaaaaaaaaaagagtgaaaaagggAAGTTTTAAGGTAAAAGTTTAAaaaccagaaagaaaaaaaacgagTACTGAGTACTCGTAAAGTGAAAAAGCAAACGGGTACTCAGGACGCGTAggatttcccttccctacaagggTGATCAGATCTGATCAGCCTTGTAGGGAAACCCTCCATATCCCTTCCCTACAATGAAAATGGGAGACCATAGTACTTGGATTTTTGGTGTTTTGAGGATGGAGAGGGATAGGAAAGGAATATCCCTCTCCATAGTGCTATCTCTTATGAAATATGTAATTTAAACAGCTTTCCTGTAACAGTTTCTGAGGGGGTTAATCTAACGGATTCAGTCATCGGAAATACTTCTCATTCTGAGTTAGTAACAGATGAGACTGAATCAATATGATTATCTGCCTCTTTTCTCTTTCAATATATatctattttcaaaaaaaaaatgctcaGTGAGCAATCATATCACAAATTATGTACACTACTGTATTTCGCATCCATTAGTTAGAGTGGGAACACGGGAAATATTCTTGATTGAGAAAACGACTTCATCGAGTCATTGGCCCTCTATTGGCAACCACTTGTATCTCCAATTTCAGTTGGTAGTTTAGTCATATACATATTACTGAAGTACTAGTTATTATCAAGTACTAGTTATTCTAACTATATGAAGACAACAGTTTCATATACATAAATGACAGCAATGTTTTTAATTTGCGTCAGGAGTAGTCTTCAATTATTGTTCAGTGTGCAATCATATCAAAAATTATGTAAATTATTGTATTTCGCATCCATTAGTTAGAGTGTGAACATTGAAAATATTCTAAAACGACTTCTTCAACCCTAATCACGAGTAATAGGAACCGTGGCCGGTACCTTTTCTGTTAGGGTTGTAGACCTTTTAACACTAGAAAAAGCTGTGAAGATAGTCTTCACAGGAGAAAAAGTTGTGAAGATAGTCTTCACAGGATTGTAttttaacaaagaagaagaatagaatCGGATAAACTCTTTGAATTGGGAGTTAGCCACCAGCTTTGAGAAAGAAAACGAAATAAACTGAATTGTTATATTGATTGATAATCGTAACAAGTTTTGGCCAGGCTATTTATAACTTCAAAGCCTTGGTAAACAAGCAAAATCTATATTAAGAATTCTACTCAaactgtgaacacataaatcacgcagGCAtcaatatgttcacaaacaatgttcgcactctaggtacagacTCACACGGATAATAcaattgtattgattccttggctcaaaaccttcgggtttatcatagcctcatccaataacatcgcgaggggcgtttacgcaggggaagataaagaaaacgaagtataaaaataaaactcatggagcgttaggcgaatataaagtgctgaaatgtaaataagactgggatttacgtggttcagcactaaggcctacatccacggggttgttgtttcactatgtatttgatggttacagagatagtcgagtgactttggagtttacataggtatGTATATTAtaaaggacaaacttacactcacaatctttctctctccttctctccctgatttttcccgatcccctcactcttggtggagaaggggtatttatagggttagagtgtgggacccatttctgagggccgttggaaccttatcttcttgtgctttgtgtccatcacgcggaggtcttcgttcattgcttgatcacgcagagtcatcctcgttcgttccacgggctgatcgacacgtacactgctcagagtgtttaatgcgggtagttgaggcgatgctcgtgtcagacaagtgtcttcttcccctgtcacgtccatgtcagttcaccttctctccaccgttgatcttggcttcttttgggatgagataaagtaactcttcgggagttatttggtgctccgcagtacatcgtgttttcggtacatcttaacttctgcccttagatttgttcgggcaaggatccgacgtcgacgggatgggcttcttggctatgagtgtgtgtcatcatgttttgatgactttgtccgcatgctctccacgtatcttcctatatacacatgtttgatgatgaaatatgtacgcACACAAACTAGAAAACTAGGCTAGCTTAAATAAAGAGAACTAAAACAAACTAAATAAGGAAAACCAGTTTGGTTAGGAGTCGGTATCACAACATTTTCTGATTAAGTACACCCCATTGCTGAGGTATTTATGTCAAGCAAATTCGCAGCCTAGCCCTGGATCATGTCTAACAATATTTTTATCGCGTCGATCTGTACTATCGAAAGTCACAAACTGTGCGTGCGTATCAACCTCAGCGTATTTGATGCAGGAAGCAATTTGCCTGCTAAGATAAGTGAGGACAATTCTTACACTCCGATTACACTTCAGTGGTAAAGTACTAGTAGTACAATAAATAGTATTTGTTTCAgttagagctgtcaaacgggcaagctagggtcaacccggccctagtttgccaacccgtactagggttaggatcaaccatagccctagtactattcacgaacaagctcaaaaccccaaccctagccctagacgggtcaaccctgacggattggcgggttggcttgttaatgttatcaatttaaaaattaaatttaaaatttaggattgtttaggattattcatttagtaaaggtcgaacctaggtcaatttggtgtttaactagaagccccaccactgagttgtaaagtagacgtttttattgccacttaatcaacgatatagccggttacggcgctttagttttcttaggcagagaaccctaacatcaactaagcattttacttttttttttatcattttataagtttaaattaatgtgagtaagactaactcactgtttaaattatgctagtccttttatcaatttaggacatcccgaataaatatgtgattgatgaatctaagttgtaatttaatttattgattgattatttaaaatctaaaaattgttatatttgtttgggtagatccaaaattagctttatttattgatttaaaattaactaattctaatatatgtttgcaaatcatggattttaaagagttggtgggattgaggaatatatttattaattttgacgggttgacgggtaacccgcgggttggccctagcccgacttgttttctagtagggttgtatatgccaaccctaacccggcccgtttagacaacaagccaagccgggccgggttgaaacaagccgggttagggtcaacccgcaagccgggttataaattgacagctctagttTCAGCTCTCTCTTTTTCATTCTGAATCTGATAaacaagaagaacaaaaagaatgAGTTTGGTTCAAAGATTAAAGCTTAATAATACCAGAGTAATCTCTAGTTATTGTCACAAATCGTCTGTGAGAGATTATTATGGTTCAGGAGGTAACAAGAGTAGTAGAATATCACAGCTTGAGAGTTATGTGCAGGATGAGTGTAAATCTTGAAGGATTCAGAAGCTTGAGGATGGTTTGaaatattttgatcaattgatttcAGAAAGACCATTGCCATCAAGTGGTACGTTTAATCATGTATTGGGTTCATTATCGAAGATCAAGTCATCATGTTGTATAAGAAGATGAGTTTGGTTGGTGTAAATCCTGATTTCTATacattcaacattttaattaactgTTGATGACAATTAGGAAAGTAGATCATGGGTTTTGCTTGCTTGGAGAGATTATTAAGAGAGGTCATCAGCCTAATGTTATCACATTCACTACACTAATTACAGGGTTGTGTCTTCAAGGAAAGATTAAATTTGCATTCGAAGTGTTTGCCAAAATGACTGAAGCAGGTATTCAACCTAATGTGTTTGCCTGTAATACTCTTATACATGGACTCTGTTCAACTGGTCAAGTGGGTCTTGCTCTTCAGCTAAAAAACAACATGTCTAAATGGAACTGCAGACCAACTGTGGTTTCATATTCTGCCACCATAGATACACTTTGCAAAGGAGGTTTAGTTGATGAAGCATTACTTCTCTTTTCTGAAATGTACAGAGATTTGAATGTTGTTCCTGATGTAGTTGTGTACACTTCTTTGATAGATGGACTATGCAATTCAGGCCGGTTAAATGAGGCAAAGAGACTCTTTGACGACATGGTTAGTAGAGGAATCTCTGCAAATGTAACGACATATACTTGTATGATTCATGGTCATTGCCTACATGGTCAGCAGGAGAAAGCAAGAAGATATTTTGATGAAATGATGCATCGAGGAATTTCACCCGATACGGTTACTTTTAGTATATTGATAGATTCACATTGTAAAGATGGGAACGCAGAAGATGCTTGGGGGATATTTAATTTGATGGACAAGATAAATATAGAACCTGATCGGATTACTTACAACTCAATGATTCATGGTCTGTGTTTTGGAGGCTTATTGCAAGATGCGGTGAAACTGTTTGACTCGATGGTAGATAGGGGCCTTAAACCCGATGTTATCAGTTGCAGTATATTAATTGATGGGTATTGCAAGAACCGTAAGTTGGATGAAGCTATGCAGCTTTTCAAGAATATGAAACAAAATGGATTGAAACCCACAACAGTTACTTACACTATACTTTTAAGGGGACTATACCAGgatggaagaatgaagactgcTCAGAGGTTCGTTAATGAGATGCAATCTTCTCGTGTATCTTTAAACGAAGTTACATACAGTACAATTTTGGATGGTCTATGCAAGAATGGAAAAATTATGGTGGCAATAGAATTGTTTGAATCCTTGGAGGCTACTGGTATCTTAGCTAACGTTGAACTGTACTCTATCCTTATTCATGGTCTGTGTCGGGCTGGGCAGTTGGAAGATGCAAGAAAACTGTTTAATGAGATTCCAGAAAAAGGATTACTTCCTGATGTAGTAACATATAACACAATGATAGCTGGCCTCTTTCATCACAAGATGTCCTTGGAGGCTACCAAACTAATCATCCAAATGGAAGAGAAAGGTTGTTTACCGAATTCTAGAACATTTGATACCATCATCAAGGGTTTTCTTGAAGGAAAGGACACGGAAAAGGCCTTACTGTTTCTTCGCAAGATGCGTGAAAGAAAATTTGCACCAAGTGATTCTGTTGTATCCTTATTAATAAACACAATCCCAGCAGGTGAACTAAAAACTTTTGAGCTGTATTTCTGAGATCTTGTTATGTTGAAGATAACAGTAAAAATCTGAAGACCTTGTGGGCCATGTATGCGTTTGATATTTTTGATTATGGATATTTATTTCTCTCAAGTTCTTATTAATCTTTCTTGCCTTCATCTAGTTATTCCTGTCGTTAGTGGTAGCACGGTATATTATACTTTCTGAAAAGCAACATAGTATGGAATTCtgttatcatggttttgaaattcttgttgaACATTTACTGTTGGCAATGTAAGGTTCCAGGCTATTGCTTTGATTAGGGATGTCGTTGTCGCTATGACAGGTTGGAAATTTCGTTCAGCCAAATTTGAGAAGCTTGATATGGTACATATACTGGGTTATCTTGTACAGTTTGATATTTTTGTGGCCATCAGCATTGTTCCAGGTTCTTCAGCTGACGCTACAAGTAGTATATCATGAGTCCGTAAGATCCCCAGCTGTAGTCTCTTCACTTGAGCTTCTGGTGCACTGTTCTATGTTGGATTTCAGTTAGAACTTAACATGTATACACTTTTTTGTATTTCTGCATCTTTGGTTTGTATTTTTCCCTGTAATTTCTTATGCAATTCATTCATTTGATGGTTTCAGCAGTGGCAGCTCCGTTTCTGAAAGAGGATAGTTGCCAACTGAATCTCGTGCAGGCATATCTGCGGGTTTGTTATCTGCCTCTCTTTATCTGTAGGTCAGTAGACAGAATGAGATATCATGACAAGGATAGATTGAACGACTTATAGCTCGTGCAAAACATTGTCGGTTTTCTAACACTTTCCTATGGAGCATCACATGAAATTTTGTGCTAGAGATTGTGGAGGAGATAGGACATGGAGAAATGGAAGGTAATGTGTCAGGGATTAATCCTTTGTTCATTTCAAGTGTCTGTGTGTTTGTGATTCTGTGTCTTGTTAGAATAGCTTGTTTTAATGGTGCAGGTTGTTATTACTATACATGGTTTCATATACATTATCAAATTTATGCTAACATCGCTATTACACTATCTATTTTTATGGACCCCTTGATCGAGGTCTTCGCAAGTTTCTTATGGAGGTTGTGCGAGATCTCATGTTTTGAAGTTTGTGAGTGAATGACAACAAGTGTTACTGTAATTTCCTCCATGCTGAAGAGACCATTAAAATCTATTGTAAGTTTGTCTccgtttattttcttttcttttcaaataaTAACATCTTTTAAGTTTTCACTACTTTTACATTTTTCTTCTATGTttatcactgatccatatttctaTCATTCTATGAGTTTCTGGTTAAATAGTTCTGGTATTTATTTGTTGGTTTGGTTGAGCAGAAAGTGGAACCTAGCAGCTATCACCGACTTCCTAAGGAGTTACTCTGCCCAAAATCTGTCAAAAgtaatttcaaaattcattaaGATCTGCCATGTCTGTTCAATCCAAAGCTCCTTCTCGTTTAATAGCTACTAGCACTGTAAGAAATCCCAAAGGCCGGAAAGGTGTGACTATTTCCAGGTCTGTTAGCACCGTTACTCCGAGTAGAGGTTATTATGTTCAATTTCTTGCATCATATATTTCTTAGATATATGGTATTAATAGAGTGGCACCATCTTGAAAACATGTATGTGAATTAGGCTGATAATTTGCAACAAATATTATAATCTGCTCTTGTGCTTGGTTCATACTTTTCATTTACCTTGATTTCCAGATTCCAAGGAACTGAAGGAGAAGTTTTCAAATGCAAGTCCATTTTGTCAACCCAATGGAGTATCAGAACAAAGTCACTTGGAGGCTCAGGTCACCTTGAAACTTTTATCTGAGTGTCTTCTGGAATGCACTAGATTTCCTTCACAGCTTTTTAACTGGGTGTTAGGATTTGCCTTCATTTATTGTTCAGTTTTCAATCACATTACGAAATGTGTACATTACTGTATTTTGCATTCACTAGTTAGAGTGGGAACACAAGAATTTAGAAAACGACTTGGTCGACCCTAATTAGGAGTGATTAGAACCATTGGCCGTCCCATTAGCGACCACTTGTATCTCCAATTTTAGTTGGTTGTTTAGTCTCTGTTAAGTTAGTTAGAGGTTTGTTAGAAATCATTAATTTGCATATCAACCAAACTGGGTCTACAAATTTTGTGTTAGTTATCTTCTTAACAATTGTCTTAAATTTTGTTAGAAATCAGTATTTGGTTTTATTCAATTCTCAATCCCATTTAAAAGCTCttgacttttcatctttttaaattTAAGGCACAATCTTCTCATGTGATCCTCTCAGCTGCATCTTGCTGTTTACTTACTCTCTCTAGTATTTATGCGTTTCTTCCCCAGCTGCACGTTGATCTCACACCACCAAGTTCGTGCCTACGTTGCACATTATTAAGGTATTTACCTCACTGGTACTTTGGTTGCGGGATAAAGCTTAAACTTGTGACCTCTACAATTAGACTTGGATTATTATTTCATGATCAAACAGACAAACACCATAGAAATTCTCAATTTTATATCTTTGGGGGAAGAATTACATCTCTGGCTTTATATTACATCGATTGTGAGTACAATTACAATCGGATATTGTTAACTAATAACTATTCTGTCTTGCATTTTCCTTTTTCGAAGAATTTAAAACAGTATTGGCATGTACTTTTGCAATGCTGCTAATAACGGTACCAAACTGCTCAAGGGGTATACAAAAATTTCATATCAGACAAAACATCCATCTGTAAGAAATTGGTACATCCCAAGCAAAATTGGTACCCCCGTTAGCATCAtgacttctttttttttctgttttatttgTAGACAAAAGAAAGTA
Above is a genomic segment from Papaver somniferum cultivar HN1 chromosome 10, ASM357369v1, whole genome shotgun sequence containing:
- the LOC113319704 gene encoding pentatricopeptide repeat-containing protein At3g22470, mitochondrial-like codes for the protein MTIRKVDHGFCLLGEIIKRGHQPNVITFTTLITGLCLQGKIKFAFEVFAKMTEAGIQPNVFACNTLIHGLCSTGQVGLALQLKNNMSKWNCRPTVVSYSATIDTLCKGGLVDEALLLFSEMYRDLNVVPDVVVYTSLIDGLCNSGRLNEAKRLFDDMVSRGISANVTTYTCMIHGHCLHGQQEKARRYFDEMMHRGISPDTVTFSILIDSHCKDGNAEDAWGIFNLMDKINIEPDRITYNSMIHGLCFGGLLQDAVKLFDSMVDRGLKPDVISCSILIDGYCKNRKLDEAMQLFKNMKQNGLKPTTVTYTILLRGLYQDGRMKTAQRFVNEMQSSRVSLNEVTYSTILDGLCKNGKIMVAIELFESLEATGILANVELYSILIHGLCRAGQLEDARKLFNEIPEKGLLPDVVTYNTMIAGLFHHKMSLEATKLIIQMEEKGCLPNSRTFDTIIKGFLEGKDTEKALLFLRKMRERKFAPSDSVVSLLINTIPAGWKFRSAKFEKLDMVHILGYLVQFDIFVAISIVPGSSADATSSIS